From a region of the Butyrivibrio sp. AE3004 genome:
- the rpoD gene encoding RNA polymerase sigma factor RpoD — translation MRELLALGKKKQNTLDYNEISDFLRDLNLDEDNLDKVLEQLEAAGIDIIRMEEDVDVDIPDDDGVVLGDEDEVDMENIDLSVPDGISIEDPVRMYLKEIGKVPLLTADQEINLAQQMEDGMMAERIMEAGGADKVDVKEEEQDAYERVKDLDEKELKNVSFMGNEAKKRLAEANLRLVVSIAKRYVGRGMLFLDLIQEGNLGLIKAVEKFDFRKGFKFSTYATWWIRQAITRAIADQARTIRIPVHMVETINKLIRISRQLLQELGREPTPEEIAKEMGIPVERVREILKISQEPVSLETPIGEEEDSHLGDFIQDDNVPVPADAAAFTLLKEQLVEVLGTLTEREQKVLRLRFGLDDGRARTLEEVGKEFNVTRERIRQIEAKALRKLRHPSRSRKLKDYLD, via the coding sequence ATAAGAGAACTCCTCGCTCTTGGCAAAAAGAAGCAGAATACTCTTGATTACAATGAGATCAGTGATTTCTTAAGAGACCTCAATCTTGATGAGGATAATCTTGATAAGGTTCTTGAACAGCTTGAGGCAGCAGGTATCGATATCATCAGAATGGAAGAGGATGTTGATGTTGATATTCCCGATGATGACGGTGTTGTTCTGGGTGACGAGGATGAGGTTGATATGGAAAATATCGACCTGTCTGTTCCGGATGGAATAAGCATTGAGGATCCTGTCCGTATGTACCTTAAGGAAATCGGTAAGGTTCCGCTTCTTACAGCTGACCAGGAGATAAACCTTGCTCAGCAGATGGAAGACGGAATGATGGCTGAAAGAATCATGGAAGCCGGTGGAGCCGATAAGGTTGATGTTAAGGAAGAGGAGCAGGATGCTTACGAGAGAGTTAAGGATCTCGATGAGAAGGAACTGAAGAACGTTTCCTTCATGGGTAATGAAGCTAAAAAGCGTCTGGCAGAAGCTAACCTTCGTCTTGTTGTAAGTATTGCTAAGAGATATGTGGGAAGAGGTATGCTTTTCCTTGACCTTATTCAGGAAGGTAACCTGGGTCTTATCAAGGCTGTTGAGAAATTTGATTTCCGTAAGGGCTTCAAGTTTTCAACCTATGCTACATGGTGGATCCGTCAGGCTATTACACGTGCGATTGCAGACCAGGCAAGAACAATTCGTATTCCTGTTCATATGGTTGAGACAATCAACAAGCTCATCCGTATCAGCAGACAGTTGCTTCAGGAGCTTGGTCGTGAACCCACTCCCGAAGAAATTGCAAAGGAGATGGGCATTCCTGTAGAGAGAGTAAGAGAAATCCTGAAGATTTCTCAGGAGCCTGTATCACTTGAGACACCTATAGGTGAAGAGGAAGATTCACATCTTGGTGATTTCATTCAGGATGATAACGTACCTGTACCTGCAGATGCTGCAGCATTCACATTATTAAAAGAACAGCTGGTTGAGGTTCTCGGAACTCTTACAGAGCGTGAACAGAAGGTTCTTCGCCTCCGTTTTGGTCTTGATGACGGAAGAGCCAGAACACTTGAAGAGGTTGGTAAGGAATTTAACGTAACACGTGAGCGTATAAGACAGATTGAGGCAAAAGCGCTTCGTAAGCTTCGCCATCCCAGCCGTAGCAGAAAACTTAAGGATTATCTGGATTAA
- the dnaG gene encoding DNA primase, whose translation MRYSDELIEEVRSRNDIVDVIGQYVSLKRTGANYVGLCPFHNEKSPSFSVSPSKQMFYCFGCRVGGNVFSFLMKYDNLTFGEAMKTLADRAGVKLPEEDESPQAKMMRDKRQTMLEINKEAAKYYVYQLKTPAGAKGLQYFKDRALSDETIRKFGLGYSNVTSDDLVKYLRSKGYSDAMIIEAGLASFDEKYGTHDKFWNRVMFPILDANSKVIGFGGRVMGDGKPKYLNSPETMVFDKSRNLFGLNYAKNARAGYIIICEGYMDVIAMHQAGFGMAVASLGTAFTSQQANLLKRYTDLVILSYDSDGAGTSAALRGIEILKEAGLKGKVLNLKPYKDPDEFIKNEGREAFEDRIKKAENPFFFEIAVKEKEYDMSDPAEKTEFHRFIGNKLCEFTEAVERENYLEAVAQRYMISADDLHKLVANIAAGGGIVKKQVRPKSGKPVEKIKESPQRKPQRLLITWLADEPGVFSSVKKWVGPDDFTDDMYRGIASEMWNGLSDGSFDPAKVMNHFTDEEEQREVAELFNTNLVKVETKDEREKAMHDILYDIKKAGYEKKLSEMPQDAPERWNFTLEGKRTLEELSRAKIILDA comes from the coding sequence ATGAGATATTCGGATGAACTGATCGAAGAGGTCAGATCCCGCAATGACATCGTAGACGTGATAGGACAGTATGTGAGCCTTAAGCGTACCGGTGCAAACTATGTGGGACTTTGCCCTTTTCATAATGAAAAGTCGCCCTCATTTAGTGTATCGCCGTCGAAGCAGATGTTTTACTGCTTTGGCTGCAGAGTGGGGGGCAACGTCTTTTCCTTTTTAATGAAATATGACAATTTAACATTCGGTGAGGCTATGAAAACCCTGGCTGACAGGGCGGGAGTCAAGCTTCCGGAGGAGGATGAATCTCCTCAGGCAAAAATGATGCGGGATAAGCGGCAGACCATGCTTGAGATAAATAAGGAAGCCGCAAAATATTATGTATATCAGCTTAAAACTCCGGCAGGAGCAAAGGGACTTCAATACTTTAAGGACAGAGCACTGTCGGATGAGACAATAAGAAAATTCGGACTGGGGTATTCTAATGTTACAAGTGATGATCTTGTTAAGTATTTAAGGAGCAAGGGATACAGCGATGCCATGATCATTGAGGCAGGTCTTGCATCCTTTGATGAAAAATACGGTACGCATGATAAGTTCTGGAACAGAGTAATGTTTCCGATACTTGATGCGAACTCCAAGGTCATAGGCTTTGGCGGCAGAGTCATGGGGGATGGAAAACCCAAGTATCTTAATTCTCCGGAGACAATGGTTTTTGATAAGAGCAGGAACCTGTTTGGTTTAAACTATGCCAAGAATGCCAGAGCAGGTTACATCATAATCTGTGAGGGCTACATGGATGTAATAGCGATGCATCAGGCAGGCTTCGGAATGGCTGTAGCGTCACTGGGAACAGCTTTTACTTCTCAGCAGGCGAACCTTTTAAAGAGATACACAGATCTTGTTATTTTGTCCTATGACAGTGACGGAGCCGGAACAAGCGCCGCACTAAGAGGCATTGAGATACTTAAAGAGGCAGGACTTAAAGGGAAAGTACTAAACCTAAAGCCCTATAAAGACCCCGACGAGTTTATTAAAAACGAGGGAAGGGAAGCCTTTGAGGACAGGATAAAGAAAGCTGAGAATCCCTTTTTCTTTGAGATAGCAGTAAAAGAAAAAGAATATGATATGAGCGATCCAGCCGAAAAAACCGAGTTTCACAGGTTTATAGGTAATAAGCTTTGTGAATTTACCGAGGCGGTTGAGCGTGAAAACTATCTTGAAGCAGTTGCACAGAGATACATGATAAGCGCGGATGATCTGCATAAGCTTGTTGCAAATATCGCAGCAGGCGGAGGTATTGTAAAAAAACAGGTAAGACCAAAATCGGGAAAGCCTGTAGAAAAAATCAAGGAGAGTCCTCAAAGAAAACCGCAGAGACTACTTATAACCTGGCTTGCTGATGAACCCGGAGTTTTCTCCTCGGTAAAGAAGTGGGTGGGACCCGATGATTTTACGGATGACATGTACCGCGGTATAGCGAGTGAAATGTGGAATGGACTTTCCGATGGCAGTTTTGATCCTGCCAAAGTGATGAATCATTTTACTGATGAAGAGGAACAAAGAGAAGTAGCAGAGCTTTTCAACACTAACCTTGTTAAGGTGGAGACAAAAGATGAACGTGAAAAGGCTATGCATGACATTCTCTATGACATAAAAAAAGCAGGATATGAGAAGAAGCTTTCGGAAATGCCTCAGGATGCACCTGAGAGGTGGAATTTCACCTTAGAGGGAAAGCGTACACTTGAGGAACTGTCGAGAGCGAAAATTATTTTGGATGCATGA
- a CDS encoding nucleoside kinase yields the protein MNKLMIEGKEREYEKGTTFEEIAGDYQDKYDNQIVAVMYGSRIRELMKKVDRDETLSFITTADEIGNNTYTRTALMMLIKAVRDVSGKHHALTKVEYKIGNAFYCNIRGDFKVTETFAGEVQKRMQDMVDDALPITKKGFPLGDAIEIFRKEGMDDKVRLFRYRRSSEVNVYKLDGFQDYFYGYMLPNTSYVKWFKVEKYHDGLLLHLPSRRHPDQITESEPREKLFNEMVRSTQWGQMMGIDTVGDLNDAICRGDFNDLMLVQEALQERRIGEIAQKIFERKDVRFVMIAGPSSSGKTSFANRLSIQMRTYGLKPHPISLDNYFVEREKTPLNEDGSYNFECLEALDVERFNKDMVELLEGKRIEMPTFNFVTGKREMNGDYLQLKEGDVLVIEGIHGLNEKMSYALPAESKFKIYISALTTLSVDAHNRIPTTDGRLIRRIVRDARTRGASAKHTIAMWDSVRRGEHLNIFPYQESADEMFNSAQIYELAVLKQYAEPLLFAITKDEPEYLEAKRLLKFLEYFVAVDSQALPKNSLTREFVGGSCFKV from the coding sequence ATGAATAAGCTGATGATAGAAGGAAAAGAGAGAGAATACGAAAAGGGTACAACCTTTGAAGAGATTGCCGGGGATTATCAGGACAAATACGATAATCAGATAGTTGCTGTAATGTATGGCAGTAGAATTCGTGAACTCATGAAAAAGGTAGACCGTGATGAAACGCTCTCTTTTATCACAACCGCTGATGAGATTGGCAATAACACATATACACGTACTGCACTGATGATGCTTATTAAAGCAGTTCGTGACGTATCTGGAAAACACCATGCCCTTACCAAAGTGGAATATAAAATCGGTAATGCATTTTACTGCAACATAAGAGGTGATTTTAAGGTTACGGAGACCTTTGCAGGCGAAGTGCAGAAAAGGATGCAGGATATGGTGGATGATGCCCTGCCTATTACAAAGAAAGGTTTTCCTCTTGGTGATGCTATAGAAATTTTCAGGAAAGAGGGAATGGATGATAAGGTCAGGCTTTTCAGATACAGAAGAAGTTCTGAAGTAAATGTTTATAAGCTTGATGGTTTTCAAGATTATTTTTACGGTTATATGCTCCCGAATACTTCTTATGTGAAGTGGTTTAAGGTTGAGAAATATCATGATGGGCTGTTATTGCATCTGCCCTCAAGAAGGCATCCAGATCAGATTACGGAAAGTGAACCCAGAGAGAAGCTGTTTAATGAAATGGTGCGCTCCACGCAATGGGGGCAGATGATGGGAATTGATACGGTGGGAGATTTGAATGATGCGATCTGCCGCGGTGATTTTAATGACCTTATGCTCGTTCAGGAGGCTCTCCAGGAGAGACGCATAGGTGAAATTGCACAGAAAATTTTTGAGCGAAAGGACGTAAGATTTGTAATGATCGCAGGCCCAAGCTCTTCCGGAAAGACATCCTTTGCAAACAGACTTTCCATTCAGATGAGGACTTACGGATTAAAACCTCATCCCATAAGTTTGGACAATTATTTTGTGGAGAGGGAAAAAACGCCTCTTAACGAAGACGGCAGCTATAATTTTGAATGCCTCGAAGCACTTGACGTTGAACGCTTCAACAAGGACATGGTTGAGCTTCTTGAGGGTAAGAGAATTGAAATGCCGACCTTTAACTTTGTTACCGGAAAACGTGAGATGAACGGTGATTATCTTCAGCTAAAAGAAGGTGATGTTCTTGTGATCGAGGGAATACACGGACTTAATGAGAAGATGAGCTATGCCCTTCCGGCAGAATCTAAATTCAAGATTTACATTAGTGCACTTACAACCTTAAGTGTAGATGCACATAACAGAATTCCTACAACGGATGGAAGACTTATTCGCAGAATAGTAAGAGATGCCAGAACAAGAGGAGCATCCGCAAAACATACGATAGCCATGTGGGATTCAGTAAGAAGAGGAGAACATCTGAATATTTTCCCTTATCAGGAGAGCGCTGATGAGATGTTCAACTCTGCGCAGATTTATGAACTTGCTGTTTTGAAACAATATGCAGAACCGCTTCTTTTTGCGATAACAAAGGATGAACCGGAATATTTGGAGGCTAAACGACTGTTAAAATTCCTGGAGTATTTTGTGGCTGTAGATTCACAGGCTCTTCCCAAAAATTCGCTGACCCGTGAATTTGTAGGAGGAAGTTGTTTTAAAGTCTGA
- a CDS encoding class I SAM-dependent methyltransferase, with product MKNVILSDRLNAVAGLVKSSDCVCDIGTDHGFVPIYLINSGVCHHALAMDINEGPLERAREHIRENGLEDVIETRLSNGMEELHPGDADAVICAGMGGLLMKRILEDGNPREKGIRQMVLQPQSDLRLFREFLRREKYYILDEAEIFEEGKYYVAILVSLDEKEENTAYNKVAAELKNNCDEETAIRICDRFGPCLIIKRDDTLKRYLEREKSICEGILLKLSEDEHAQRRHDIISKMNDISTVLDLYNF from the coding sequence ATGAAGAATGTAATTTTATCAGATAGATTAAACGCAGTAGCAGGGCTCGTAAAGAGCTCTGACTGTGTATGTGATATCGGGACGGATCATGGATTCGTTCCGATTTATCTTATTAATTCAGGGGTATGTCATCATGCCCTTGCAATGGATATTAATGAAGGACCACTTGAGAGAGCAAGAGAACACATAAGGGAAAACGGGCTTGAGGATGTTATAGAAACAAGACTTTCGAACGGAATGGAGGAACTTCATCCCGGGGATGCTGATGCAGTAATATGCGCAGGTATGGGGGGACTCCTTATGAAAAGAATTCTTGAGGACGGAAATCCAAGAGAAAAAGGTATAAGGCAGATGGTACTACAGCCTCAGTCAGACCTTCGGCTTTTCCGAGAATTTTTGAGACGGGAAAAATATTATATTCTCGATGAAGCGGAAATATTTGAAGAGGGTAAGTATTATGTGGCTATTTTAGTTTCTCTGGACGAAAAGGAAGAAAATACTGCCTACAATAAAGTGGCAGCTGAACTAAAAAATAACTGTGATGAGGAAACAGCCATAAGGATCTGTGACAGATTTGGTCCTTGCCTTATAATCAAAAGAGACGATACGCTTAAGAGATATCTTGAGCGTGAAAAGAGCATATGCGAGGGTATTTTATTAAAATTATCTGAAGATGAGCATGCCCAAAGAAGACATGATATTATAAGTAAAATGAACGATATTTCAACAGTTTTAGACCTCTATAATTTTTAG
- a CDS encoding S1 family peptidase, whose product MITNNSFGKAKTNCIINLLAASLIFLSGLILSSSMVHAQGPMPSEIAKDMISTNAFTAPLNKSDIATDTGVVRTALNMRPSAIQLQVGKEYGSGNIIQITNDKIYILTARHVVKNWSESDNHYVIFFNGRVADAELVTMNDDFDAAIVSVSTALLNDFDIMNLRSVAINLSATSTFDKEKNQIVIALDSNHRINAKEIQNYSYFGDDTGIGCKYVYGSVINPNIMVAEYGYKMMYVKCDAHGGMSGGGVYDIYGNYMGILVGGTDKGEMVAVRVSDIATMLKDYLD is encoded by the coding sequence ATGATTACGAATAATTCATTTGGAAAAGCAAAAACAAATTGCATAATAAATCTATTGGCAGCATCGCTGATATTTTTATCAGGCCTTATACTATCTTCATCAATGGTTCATGCTCAGGGACCCATGCCCTCCGAAATTGCAAAGGACATGATCTCCACAAATGCTTTCACCGCCCCACTTAATAAATCCGATATAGCTACCGACACCGGCGTGGTCAGGACAGCGCTTAATATGCGTCCATCCGCTATACAGCTTCAGGTCGGAAAAGAATACGGAAGCGGTAACATAATCCAGATAACCAATGACAAAATATATATTCTTACTGCCAGACACGTAGTAAAAAACTGGTCCGAATCTGATAATCACTATGTTATATTTTTTAACGGAAGGGTTGCCGATGCGGAGCTTGTTACGATGAATGATGATTTTGATGCTGCGATTGTTTCGGTCAGCACTGCCCTTCTCAATGATTTCGATATCATGAATCTCAGATCGGTTGCTATTAATCTGAGCGCCACCTCGACTTTTGATAAAGAAAAAAATCAGATAGTTATTGCTCTCGACTCCAATCACCGCATCAATGCCAAAGAAATTCAAAACTACAGCTATTTCGGAGATGACACCGGAATTGGTTGCAAATATGTTTACGGATCTGTAATCAATCCCAATATTATGGTCGCTGAATACGGCTATAAAATGATGTATGTAAAATGTGACGCCCACGGCGGTATGTCCGGCGGAGGCGTTTATGATATCTATGGGAATTATATGGGAATACTTGTTGGTGGCACCGATAAGGGTGAAATGGTGGCAGTACGGGTATCCGATATAGCAACAATGCTTAAGGATTATCTTGATTGA